The proteins below come from a single Xenopus tropicalis strain Nigerian chromosome 9, UCB_Xtro_10.0, whole genome shotgun sequence genomic window:
- the LOC100496344 gene encoding uncharacterized protein LOC100496344 has product MREGGGGWDKSLTANSLLLCESESSNNISSSRSLLSHYLTGKGWEMARPLLDTFCLLSWICCSSVCSALKVSDPPSHKALLGSTASLPCTFSLGKSPIDHSALSIIWTFRDKEILRYNKGRTLSQARLSLDAQAIEEGRVSLSVSNVTVSDEGTYTCVVSYNMKQEQGVKLEVAAVPMVTISRSKENLRCSVSGFYPVDIGVTWLRDGEPIPHSSNIDKAIRTWSNADGTYTLNNSLSVAPGGDQREGTYSCQVEHKSLPEPLLKDLQLVYRDNEGKSCAGNIVAAIFVTALLMGAGVAVGLWCLIYKRKLKPQDSMALSLTDSGEVLSCLTLREFYPRGIQIRWSCGFGYYRDLESISERFTHNSSNTYNTESECKIPGQLFIDPGFKVRVTWNQQSGAGQGSREFSARDPEFPWRPQMEELITPNLIHGTEGRFQCKIWGYFPDALEVKWLRREAGGQELFSVSPSEKYKIPEMEQKREADGTFSCTAALIVSVSLASEQGVQIICRVGHPSLGEPLERRIGALRVGGAPVIRSITYMGDKVTAEIDQFHPQGITVTWSRNKEGKDDKYEEYEAPRITNESHPNSDGTYRIISSCDTKGKVRNKDKQIKLRVEHEALGTPIERIILHKEGKYYEQRGDQNIPVPEHKE; this is encoded by the exons ATGCGGgaagggggagggggttgggacAAATCACTTACAGCCAACTCCCTGCTACTGTGTGAAAGTGAAAGCAGCAACAACATCAGCAGCAGTCGGTCTTTGCTCAGCCATTATCTGACAGGGAAGGGATGGGAAATGGCGCGGCCGCTGCTGGATACATTCTGCCTTCTCTCCTGGATTTGCTGCAGCTCAGTCT GTTCTGCACTGAAGGTATCGGATCCTCCCTCTCACAAAGCCCTTCTGGGTTCTACAGCTTCTCTCCCTTGCACCTTCTCTCTGGGCAAATCTCCCATTGACCACTCAGCATTGTCCATCATCTGGACCTTCAGAGACAAGGAGATTCTTAGGTACAACAAGGGTCGGACCCTCTCCCAAGCCCGACTGTCTCTGGATGCTCAGGCCATAGAGGAAGGGAGGGTGTCTCTGTCGGTCTCCAATGTAACTGTCTCTGATGAGGGAACCTACACATGTGTTGTGAGTTATAACATGAAACAAGAACAAGGAGTCAAATTAGAAGTTGCAG CCGTTCCCATGGTGACGATAAGTAGATCTAAGGAGAACCTGCGCTGCTCAGTGAGTGGGTTCTACCCTGTGGATATTGGGGTAACTTGGCTCAGAGACGGGGAGCCCATACCCCATTCCTCTAATATAGACAAAGCCATAAGGACATGGAGTAATGCAGACGGCACCTACACACTGAACAACTCACTGAGTGTGGCCCCTGGGGGAGACCAGAGAGAGGGGACTTACTCCTGCCAAGTGGAACACAAGTCCCTGCCGGAGCCTCTTCTCAAGGATCTCCAGTTGGTCTATAGAG ACAACGAGGGGAAATCCTGTGCAGGGAACATAGTGGCGGCCATATTTGTCACCGCGCTGCTGATGGGGGCCGGGGTCGCTGTGGGGCTCTGGTGTCTCATCTACAAGAGGAAAC TGAAGCCCCAGGATTCCATGGCACTTTCCCTGACTGACTCCGGAGAGGTTCTGAGCTGCCTGACCCTGCGAGAGTTTTACCCCAGAGGGATCCAGATCAGATGGAGCTGTGGGTTTGGTTACTACCGGGATCTGGAATCCATCAGTGAAAGATTTACTCACAATTCTAGCAATACTTACAATACTGAGAGTGAGTGTAAGATCCCGGGGCAACTCTTCATAGACCCAGGATTCAAAGTGCGAGTGACCTGGAACCAACAATCCGGCGCCGGGCAGGGGTCCCGGGAGTTCTCTGCCAGAGATCCAG AATTCCCCTGGCGCCCACAGATGGAGGAGTTAATTACCCCTAACCTGATACACGGCACAGAGGGCAGATTCCAGTGTAAGATCTGGGGGTATTTCCCTGATGCTCTGGAGGTGAAATGGCTGAGGAGAGAAGCAGGGGGGCAGGAATTATTCTCTGTGTCTCCCAGTGAGAAATACAAGATCCCAGAGATGGAGCAGAAGAGAGAAGCTGATGGGACCTTCTCCTGCACAGCCGCCCTCATTGTCTCTGTGTCACTAGCAAGTGAGCAGGGGGTGCAAATTATCTGCCGGGTGGGGCACCCCAGTCTGGGGGAACCCCTAGAGAGACGCATCGGGGCCCTCAGGGTGGGAG GGGCCCCGGTTATAAGGAGCATCACTTACATGGGGGATAAAGTAACAGCAGAAATAGACCAGTTCCACCCACAGGGCATTACAGTGACTTGGAGTCGGAACAAGGAAGGGAAGGATGACAAATATGAAGAGTATGAAGCCCCCCGTATCACTAATGAGTCCCACCCTAACAGTGACGGCACCTACAGGATAATCAGCTCCTGTGATACAAAGGGGAAAGTTAGGAACAAAGATAAACAGATAAAGCTGCGAGTGGAACATGAGGCCCTGGGGACCCCCATTGAGAGGATCATTCTGCATAAGGAAG